Proteins co-encoded in one Afipia sp. P52-10 genomic window:
- a CDS encoding VOC family protein, with amino-acid sequence MITAVNHLAFAAHDVEAVASDYEIVLDRKAERYHAADGSPFCRFQLANVALEISAANGRAEGLTGLGFEVGDIKSTVHKLQRRGLAIGAITDQTFKSPSHAIARHHAEIDPASTHGVRFSLVETLSEPTPHMTSSVSGLDHVVIRSPNPERAVALYGGRLGLDFALDRTNADWGSRLLFFWSGGVRVEIGHALAKGVSDKPDSLWGLAWRVDDAARTQQRLQQAGINTSEAKAGRRPGSQVLTVRERTGNVPTIMLSATQKEADVTAA; translated from the coding sequence ATGATCACCGCCGTCAACCACCTCGCCTTTGCCGCACACGATGTCGAGGCGGTCGCCTCCGACTACGAGATCGTGCTGGATCGCAAGGCCGAGCGTTACCATGCCGCCGACGGCTCGCCGTTCTGCCGCTTTCAACTCGCCAACGTCGCTCTGGAGATATCCGCGGCAAACGGTCGCGCCGAAGGCCTGACCGGACTCGGCTTCGAAGTCGGTGACATCAAGAGCACCGTGCACAAGCTGCAGCGCCGCGGTCTCGCGATCGGAGCGATCACCGACCAGACCTTCAAGAGCCCGTCCCACGCCATCGCCCGGCACCACGCGGAGATCGATCCGGCCTCGACGCACGGCGTGCGCTTCTCGCTGGTCGAGACGCTGAGCGAACCGACCCCTCACATGACATCCAGCGTCAGCGGCCTCGACCATGTGGTGATCCGCAGTCCTAATCCCGAGCGCGCGGTCGCACTCTACGGCGGACGGCTCGGCCTCGACTTCGCGCTCGACCGCACCAATGCGGATTGGGGTTCGCGGCTGCTGTTCTTCTGGTCGGGCGGCGTGCGGGTGGAGATCGGCCATGCGCTCGCGAAGGGCGTCTCCGACAAGCCGGACTCGCTGTGGGGGCTTGCCTGGCGTGTCGACGATGCGGCGCGGACACAGCAGCGCTTGCAGCAGGCCGGCATCAACACGTCGGAGGCCAAGGCCGGCCGTAGGCCAGGCAGCCAGGTGCTGACGGTGCGCGAGCGGACCGGCAATGTGCCGACCATCATGCTGAGCGCCACGCAGAAAGAGGCAGACGTTACGGCCGCCTGA
- a CDS encoding DUF2147 domain-containing protein, with amino-acid sequence MTLVAAMVLGTSTARSQSDPSGIWLTQAGDAQVHVHQCGGGICGKIVWLRDPIDKNTGRPQIDDKNPNPALARRPVMGMTIFSTMQPTAANRWSGRIYNADDGQTYAANLTLQSANVLEVQGCMGALCGAETWRKVSDAPGAKKKSAK; translated from the coding sequence ATGACGTTGGTTGCGGCGATGGTGCTGGGAACATCCACCGCGCGAAGCCAGAGCGATCCGTCAGGCATCTGGCTCACGCAAGCGGGTGACGCACAGGTGCATGTGCATCAGTGTGGCGGCGGCATTTGCGGTAAGATCGTCTGGCTGCGTGATCCGATCGACAAAAATACCGGCCGGCCGCAGATCGACGACAAGAATCCCAACCCGGCCCTCGCCCGCCGCCCGGTGATGGGCATGACCATCTTCTCGACCATGCAGCCGACCGCAGCCAACCGCTGGAGCGGCCGCATCTACAACGCCGACGATGGTCAGACTTACGCCGCCAATCTGACGCTGCAGTCGGCAAACGTGCTCGAGGTGCAAGGCTGCATGGGCGCCCTGTGCGGCGCCGAGACGTGGCGGAAAGTCTCCGATGCCCCCGGTGCCAAGAAGAAGAGCGCGAAATAA
- a CDS encoding TetR/AcrR family transcriptional regulator, which translates to MRYGKDHKEETHKRVVEAAARRFRKDGIGSTGVVDLMADAGLTHGGFYAHFASKETLVKEALVAASIKSRAHLQMQIDEARATGRDPLEAIVRSYLTIGHRDRPERGCCVAALGSEIARHPRKTREAFTEGLEKTFGIIAGTLPDRVPNRKERACAIFSILVGALQISRAISDSATSQTVLDAAVAAALQIGRCTEA; encoded by the coding sequence ATGCGTTACGGCAAGGATCACAAGGAAGAAACGCATAAGCGTGTGGTGGAAGCGGCGGCGCGGCGCTTTCGCAAGGATGGCATCGGCTCGACCGGCGTGGTCGATCTGATGGCGGACGCCGGTCTCACCCATGGCGGCTTCTATGCGCACTTCGCCTCGAAGGAGACCCTGGTCAAGGAAGCGCTGGTGGCGGCCTCGATCAAGAGCCGCGCGCATCTGCAGATGCAGATCGACGAAGCGCGGGCCACAGGCCGCGATCCGCTGGAGGCGATCGTGCGCTCCTACCTGACGATCGGCCATCGCGACCGCCCCGAGCGCGGCTGCTGCGTCGCCGCGCTGGGCTCCGAGATTGCCCGCCATCCGCGCAAGACCCGTGAAGCCTTCACCGAAGGGCTGGAGAAGACGTTCGGCATCATCGCCGGCACGCTGCCGGACCGCGTACCGAACCGCAAGGAGCGCGCCTGTGCGATCTTCTCGATCCTGGTCGGCGCCCTGCAGATTTCCCGCGCCATCAGCGACAGCGCCACGTCGCAGACCGTGCTCGACGCCGCCGTCGCAGCCGCGCTGCAAATTGGCCGCTGCACCGAAGCCTGA